The Mycetohabitans endofungorum genome contains a region encoding:
- a CDS encoding DUF3318 domain-containing protein, translating into MNNRHSNGRLAQPASVRGSSDPKVRAIRKELLLARANLDRLDIAGAGQELRQGAAKLSWIRWLMPGISRFRSLHRLPVIGALLNQHPVLGSIASAAFAGPVRRVVVRNAKPLLKWTVLGAAAWQGYKLWKAVRPQRRTTAAVAKDISPATRPRDAHRST; encoded by the coding sequence ATGAACAATCGCCATTCTAACGGCCGTCTCGCCCAGCCGGCTTCTGTGCGCGGGTCGAGTGACCCCAAGGTGCGGGCGATCCGCAAGGAGCTATTGCTGGCGCGCGCCAATCTCGACCGGCTAGACATCGCTGGAGCCGGTCAGGAACTGCGCCAAGGCGCCGCAAAGCTCAGTTGGATCAGGTGGCTAATGCCCGGCATTAGTCGGTTCCGCTCATTGCACCGGCTTCCAGTCATCGGTGCATTGCTGAACCAGCATCCGGTTCTCGGTTCGATCGCGTCGGCCGCGTTCGCCGGCCCTGTGCGTCGCGTGGTAGTACGCAACGCCAAACCGTTGCTGAAATGGACCGTGTTGGGTGCCGCCGCGTGGCAGGGCTACAAGCTATGGAAGGCGGTACGTCCGCAACGCCGCACGACGGCCGCCGTAGCGAAGGATATCAGCCCGGCCACACGCCCGCGCGACGCCCACAGGAGCACTTAG
- a CDS encoding IS5 family transposase (programmed frameshift) — translation MARRKISNELWAVLEPLIPAFTPSPKGGRRRTVDDRAALNGILYVLHTGVPWEDLPQELGFGSGMTCWRRLRDWQAAGVWSRLHLAMLCRLREHDQIDWERASLDATSVAKPPGGQETGPNPTDRGKLGSKRHLVVDARGVPLAITVTGANRHDSMAFERTLDTLPAVPGLSGSPRKRPGKLHADKGYDFVRCRRYLKQRAITARIARRGVEKHERLGRHRWVVERTHAWFAGFGKLRIRFERRLDIHIALLRLAAAIICSRFVDDLC, via the exons ATGGCAAGACGCAAAATCAGCAATGAATTATGGGCGGTGCTGGAGCCGTTGATTCCAGCGTTCACGCCCTCACCTAAAGGCGGGCGTCGGCGCACTGTTGACGACCGGGCGGCATTGAACGGTATCCTGTATGTCCTGCATACAGGCGTTCCATGGGAAGACTTGCCGCAGGAGCTCGGCTTTGGCAGCGGCATGACATGCTGGCGCCGATTGCGCGACTGGCAGGCCGCAGGCGTGTGGAGCAGGCTGCATCTGGCGATGCTTTGCCGGTTGCGTGAACATGACCAGATTGATTGGGAGCGAGCGAGCCTGGATGCGACCAGCGTTGCCA AGCCCCCGGGGGGCCAGGAAACCGGCCCCAACCCGACGGACCGGGGCAAACTCGGGAGCAAAAGGCATCTGGTCGTAGATGCCCGGGGCGTTCCCTTGGCGATCACAGTCACGGGTGCCAACCGGCATGATTCGATGGCCTTCGAGCGCACCCTCGATACCCTCCCAGCCGTGCCGGGCTTGAGCGGTTCGCCGCGCAAACGCCCGGGCAAACTGCATGCGGACAAGGGCTACGACTTTGTCCGCTGCCGACGCTATTTGAAACAACGCGCAATCACTGCACGTATCGCCCGGCGCGGCGTAGAAAAGCACGAGCGGCTTGGACGGCATCGCTGGGTAGTCGAGCGCACGCACGCCTGGTTTGCCGGTTTTGGTAAGCTGCGCATCCGCTTCGAGCGGCGTCTGGACATTCATATCGCCTTGCTCCGCTTGGCCGCCGCCATTATCTGTTCGCGCTTCGTGGACGACTTGTGTTAG